In the genome of Lactiplantibacillus paraplantarum, one region contains:
- a CDS encoding protein-export chaperone SecB: MSQEEETKAVVALIKANRDQAQVGIDTLINKNAVAILYPYVRALVSGITNASNEYPALILPTINVSQILGEHSTDLETSD, translated from the coding sequence ATGTCCCAAGAGGAAGAGACCAAAGCGGTCGTTGCTTTAATCAAAGCAAACCGCGACCAAGCACAAGTAGGCATTGACACCTTGATCAATAAAAACGCCGTTGCAATCCTTTATCCCTATGTTCGGGCCTTAGTATCAGGGATAACTAATGCGTCTAATGAATATCCAGCATTAATTTTACCAACTATCAATGTTTCACAGATACTAGGTGAACACAGTACCGACTTAGAAACTTCTGACTAA